A stretch of Clostridium sp. BJN0001 DNA encodes these proteins:
- a CDS encoding chloride channel protein, whose translation MYKDLLNRYRDTLMLAIVSIFIGIIIGVFDTLFGKVLLYITDFRQKYFLYLIPFLPVAGFLIIYTYLKIGKNTLKGMTLIFETGFDKEDTIPKRLIPLAILSTWLTHLFGASAGREGVAVQLGATISHNIAKFVKIENSKKILLITGMAAGFSGLYETPIAASFFALEVLIAGSIEYKAILPVVVGSFTADFTSRFLGLEKFEIAINSNFNVDFTFILKLIILGIIFGITGGLFAKFLGKTKNFLSEKLQNPFSRIFIVGIILSILFFALHNGRYSGLGTNLISDSLNGNTIYSYDFLLKFILTIVTLSAGFQGGEVTPLFAIGASLGSFIGSFIGISPVFCAALGYTAVFGSATNTFLAPIFIGGEVFGFSSMPYFFIVCALSYVFNGNFSIYKAQKINKHTVS comes from the coding sequence ATGTATAAAGATCTACTTAATAGATATAGAGATACGCTAATGCTTGCTATAGTTTCTATATTTATCGGCATTATTATAGGAGTATTTGATACTTTATTTGGAAAAGTACTTCTATACATAACAGATTTCAGACAGAAGTATTTTCTATATCTTATTCCCTTTCTACCTGTAGCAGGTTTTCTTATAATATATACATATTTAAAAATAGGAAAAAACACATTAAAAGGAATGACTTTAATTTTTGAAACTGGATTTGATAAAGAAGACACTATTCCAAAACGTCTTATTCCACTTGCAATTTTAAGTACATGGCTTACACATCTTTTTGGAGCAAGTGCAGGTCGTGAAGGAGTTGCTGTACAGCTTGGTGCTACGATATCTCATAACATAGCTAAATTTGTAAAAATTGAGAACTCTAAAAAAATACTTTTAATTACAGGTATGGCAGCAGGTTTTTCAGGACTTTATGAAACTCCTATTGCAGCATCATTTTTTGCTCTTGAAGTCTTAATTGCAGGAAGCATTGAATATAAGGCTATACTTCCAGTAGTTGTAGGATCTTTCACAGCAGACTTTACATCAAGATTTTTAGGGCTTGAAAAATTTGAAATTGCTATAAATAGTAACTTTAATGTAGACTTCACTTTTATTTTAAAACTTATTATTCTTGGAATAATATTTGGAATAACAGGTGGACTTTTTGCTAAGTTTTTAGGAAAAACAAAGAACTTTTTAAGCGAGAAATTGCAGAACCCTTTTTCAAGAATATTTATTGTAGGAATAATATTAAGTATTTTATTTTTTGCTTTACATAATGGCAGATATTCAGGGCTTGGTACTAACCTTATATCTGATTCCTTAAATGGAAATACTATTTACTCATATGATTTTTTACTAAAATTCATACTCACAATAGTTACACTTTCAGCAGGATTTCAAGGTGGTGAAGTTACTCCATTATTTGCTATTGGAGCATCACTTGGAAGCTTTATTGGAAGCTTTATTGGAATTTCACCTGTATTTTGTGCAGCACTTGGCTATACAGCTGTATTTGGAAGTGCAACAAATACATTTTTAGCACCTATATTTATAGGCGGTGAAGTATTTGGATTTTCATCTATGCCGTACTTCTTTATTGTATGTGCATTATCTTACGTATTTAATGGAAACTTCTCAATTTATAAAGCACAGAAAATAAATAAACATACTGTAAGTTAA
- a CDS encoding AAA family ATPase encodes MRPVKLTLNAFGPYRGKTVLDFNDLKENNIYLICGPTGAGKTTIFDAISYALYDEPSGSSRVTKSFRSDFADEKDITYVELEFSIKDKRYFIKRRPEQSYIKVYKNGKKKRLVQKSDVEFFKIGSDKVLTNKAEVIKKIEEIVGLDEKQFRQIVMLPQGEFKKLLEADSKDKEEIFRNVFGTEKFSKVKDELIKREINLKNKINRGIIERNSCVLRINPSDKEELYNLINAEDIDFQEIKKLTEDLIKDDECIYKETEKDKISLKKEISDSEKNIVISAENNKKLERQDEVFKRITELENKKDDIDNFKKSVQKALKAEKLEIAEKNINDIKYRINEINKKIKKSEENFNLEKVKKEKAEENLNKASKDLEEKTSLIEEKAKLTEEREKLLKYSTINKEMKKTKEETESLKQKLQSLKIENDKNSKEIEKIDTKIKEFSEKEVLKVKTQNSLNQKMEQRNSLATLYKNIKNYEKMCSEKEKYNLEFLEIEKKYKNSKREYENADELFRKSMAGVLADNLKENMPCPVCGSLNHPSPALKLAHAPSEGELKKLKDTYDEKTLSYNKLLSDLAIKESEKNNFFISSIKEVYEAFREKDYLDKEFDENIENLKLYIVNSGKKVKLDVDRINDDLLKIENDINEKNKLQKKCDLLKEKDVSNNEKIEKLNDDFMKKNDSLNVQLGLLKEIENSISSKEMKNDSEFKDKISEIEEKIKKLDLEYKKADELLKNISNKILELKKEIESFNLEIDYNNNKLKSQNDDFNEQLNQSEFESYEDYKKSILNEDLIEKYELEIDSFKKEYSALISERERLKNDIGSYKKADMDLLNENLKKLKDNLDNMENKEREIYMRLNNNKLSLKGAIDQNNKIKDKESEYSVVAELSKLTKGENREKLTFERYVLAAYFEEIVHAANKRFYKMTEGRYTLKRKDDINDKRKQSGLELDVFDEYTGKERHVKTLSGGEGFKASLSLALGLADVIQSHAGGVIIETMFVDEGFGTLDSESLDSAIDVLIDLRNIGRIVGIISHVDELKDRLNARLEVTPSKNGSTAKFIVK; translated from the coding sequence ATGAGACCTGTTAAACTTACTTTAAATGCATTTGGACCATATAGGGGAAAAACTGTACTTGATTTTAATGATCTTAAGGAAAATAATATTTATCTAATATGTGGGCCTACAGGTGCTGGTAAAACTACAATATTTGATGCAATATCATATGCACTTTATGATGAGCCAAGTGGAAGCAGCAGAGTAACAAAATCATTCAGAAGCGATTTTGCAGATGAAAAAGATATAACATATGTAGAACTGGAATTCAGCATAAAAGATAAAAGATATTTTATAAAAAGAAGACCTGAGCAGTCATACATTAAAGTATATAAAAATGGAAAGAAAAAACGTTTAGTTCAAAAAAGTGATGTCGAATTTTTTAAGATAGGATCAGATAAAGTATTAACTAATAAAGCTGAAGTCATAAAAAAGATAGAAGAAATTGTAGGACTTGATGAAAAACAATTTAGGCAGATAGTAATGCTTCCTCAAGGCGAATTTAAAAAACTTCTTGAAGCAGACAGCAAAGATAAAGAAGAGATATTTAGAAATGTATTTGGTACAGAAAAATTCTCCAAAGTAAAAGACGAACTTATTAAACGTGAAATTAATTTAAAAAATAAAATTAATCGAGGTATTATCGAAAGAAATTCATGTGTTTTACGGATTAACCCATCAGATAAAGAAGAACTCTATAATCTTATAAATGCAGAAGATATTGATTTTCAAGAGATTAAAAAACTCACAGAAGATTTAATAAAAGATGATGAATGTATATATAAAGAAACTGAAAAAGATAAAATATCATTAAAAAAAGAGATTTCAGATTCTGAGAAAAATATAGTAATAAGTGCTGAAAACAATAAAAAGCTTGAAAGACAGGATGAGGTTTTTAAAAGAATTACTGAACTTGAAAATAAAAAAGATGATATAGATAATTTTAAAAAGAGTGTTCAAAAAGCATTAAAGGCAGAAAAGCTTGAAATAGCTGAGAAAAACATTAATGATATAAAATATAGAATTAACGAAATAAATAAAAAGATAAAAAAATCTGAAGAAAATTTTAATTTAGAAAAAGTAAAAAAAGAAAAGGCAGAAGAAAATTTAAATAAAGCATCTAAAGATCTTGAAGAAAAAACATCTCTTATTGAAGAAAAAGCAAAGCTTACAGAAGAAAGAGAGAAACTTTTAAAATATAGCACAATTAATAAAGAGATGAAAAAAACAAAGGAAGAAACTGAATCCCTTAAACAAAAGCTTCAAAGCTTAAAAATTGAAAATGATAAAAATTCAAAAGAAATTGAAAAAATAGATACTAAAATCAAAGAGTTTAGTGAAAAAGAAGTGTTAAAAGTAAAAACTCAAAATAGTTTAAATCAAAAGATGGAACAGAGAAATTCACTAGCTACATTATATAAGAATATAAAAAATTATGAGAAGATGTGTAGTGAAAAAGAAAAATACAATTTAGAATTTTTAGAAATAGAGAAAAAGTATAAGAATTCAAAAAGAGAATATGAAAATGCAGATGAGCTTTTTAGAAAAAGTATGGCAGGAGTTCTTGCAGATAATTTAAAAGAAAATATGCCATGCCCTGTATGTGGTTCATTAAATCATCCATCACCTGCATTAAAACTAGCTCATGCACCTTCTGAAGGTGAACTTAAAAAATTAAAAGATACTTATGATGAAAAAACTTTATCATATAATAAACTGTTAAGTGATCTTGCTATTAAAGAGAGTGAAAAGAATAATTTTTTTATATCTTCAATTAAAGAAGTATATGAAGCTTTTAGAGAAAAAGATTACTTAGATAAAGAATTTGATGAGAATATAGAAAATTTAAAATTATATATCGTAAATTCAGGCAAAAAAGTAAAATTAGATGTAGATAGAATAAACGATGACTTACTTAAAATAGAAAATGATATTAATGAAAAAAATAAACTCCAGAAAAAGTGTGATTTATTAAAAGAAAAAGATGTTTCAAATAATGAAAAAATAGAAAAACTTAATGATGATTTTATGAAGAAAAATGATTCGTTAAATGTACAGCTTGGACTTTTAAAAGAAATAGAAAATTCTATATCGTCTAAGGAAATGAAAAATGATTCAGAGTTTAAAGATAAAATATCAGAAATCGAGGAGAAGATAAAGAAACTGGATTTAGAATATAAAAAAGCAGATGAATTATTAAAAAATATAAGTAATAAGATTTTAGAACTAAAAAAAGAGATTGAAAGCTTTAATTTAGAGATAGATTATAATAATAATAAACTGAAAAGTCAAAATGATGATTTCAATGAACAGTTAAATCAAAGCGAATTTGAAAGCTATGAAGATTATAAAAAATCAATTTTAAATGAAGATTTAATTGAAAAATATGAATTAGAAATTGATTCATTTAAGAAAGAATATTCAGCTTTAATATCTGAAAGAGAAAGACTTAAAAATGATATAGGTTCATATAAAAAAGCAGATATGGATTTACTTAATGAAAATCTTAAGAAGTTAAAAGATAATTTAGATAATATGGAAAATAAAGAAAGAGAAATTTATATGAGGCTTAATAATAATAAATTATCTTTAAAAGGTGCAATAGATCAAAATAATAAGATAAAAGATAAAGAAAGTGAGTACAGCGTTGTTGCAGAACTTTCAAAACTTACTAAAGGCGAAAATAGAGAGAAACTTACATTTGAAAGATATGTACTTGCAGCATATTTTGAAGAGATAGTACATGCAGCTAATAAAAGATTTTATAAGATGACAGAAGGAAGATATACTTTAAAGAGAAAAGACGATATTAACGATAAAAGAAAGCAGTCAGGACTTGAACTTGATGTATTTGATGAATATACAGGAAAAGAACGTCATGTTAAGACATTATCAGGGGGAGAAGGGTTTAAGGCTTCATTATCACTTGCACTTGGTCTTGCAGATGTAATTCAGAGCCATGCAGGTGGAGTAATAATAGAAACAATGTTTGTAGATGAGGGCTTTGGAACACTTGATAGTGAATCACTTGATAGTGCAATAGATGTACTTATTGATCTTAGAAATATTGGAAGAATAGTTGGAATAATATCTCATGTTGATGAACTTAAAGATAGACTTAACGCAAGGCTTGAAGTAACACCTTCTAAAAATGGAAGTACAGCTAAGTTTATTGTAAAATAA
- a CDS encoding DMT family transporter yields the protein MQKKKDILGIMITIFGGALWGISGASGQYLFQHSSVSAKWMVPIRLIIAGASMLIFFIITQRKKAFEVWKCKRNSIDIIIYGIFGMMLCQYTYFSIIEYSSAGIATILQYIAPVIIMIIMCFKQKKLPYISEVIAMIFAVLGVFLIATHGSFTTLSISKNVLFMGLCSAGAVVIYNIQPGNLMKQFKAPLIISWAMLIGGIVLSLIFKPWDIKVHIDFTLIIILIVIILLGTILSFSFYMEGVKLIGPTRASLYGSVEPFVAAILSTVWLKTPVTIIDIIGFMFVISTIFILSLKKA from the coding sequence ATGCAAAAGAAAAAAGATATATTAGGAATAATGATTACAATTTTTGGAGGAGCACTATGGGGAATATCAGGAGCTAGTGGACAATATCTTTTTCAGCACAGCAGTGTATCTGCAAAATGGATGGTACCAATACGGCTTATAATTGCAGGTGCAAGTATGCTTATATTTTTTATAATTACTCAGAGAAAGAAAGCATTTGAAGTATGGAAATGCAAACGAAATTCTATAGATATTATTATATATGGGATATTTGGAATGATGCTTTGTCAATATACATATTTTTCTATTATAGAGTATTCAAGTGCTGGAATTGCTACAATACTTCAATATATTGCACCAGTTATAATAATGATAATTATGTGTTTTAAACAAAAAAAGTTGCCATATATAAGTGAAGTTATAGCAATGATATTTGCAGTACTTGGAGTATTTTTAATTGCAACTCATGGAAGTTTTACTACTCTTTCTATTTCAAAGAATGTACTTTTTATGGGACTATGTTCTGCAGGTGCAGTTGTTATATATAACATTCAGCCTGGAAATTTAATGAAACAGTTTAAAGCTCCACTTATAATTTCATGGGCCATGCTTATTGGAGGTATAGTATTATCACTTATATTTAAACCATGGGATATAAAAGTACATATTGATTTTACATTGATTATTATACTTATAGTAATAATATTACTTGGAACTATTTTATCATTCTCGTTTTATATGGAAGGTGTTAAGCTTATAGGACCTACAAGAGCAAGCCTTTATGGTTCGGTTGAACCATTTGTTGCAGCTATTCTTTCAACTGTATGGCTTAAAACACCTGTAACAATTATTGATATTATTGGATTTATGTTTGTTATATCTACTATTTTTATATTGTCTTTAAAAAAAGCATAA
- a CDS encoding exonuclease SbcCD subunit D — protein sequence MKIIHTGDWHIGKIVNEYSMIEDQRFYLNKMIELLKNEKPDVLLIAGDIYDRSVPSSEAVELLDDVLSSIILDLKIPILAIAGNHDSPERVSFGSKMLKNKGLYIEGMPKKEVCKVTLADEYGNVNFYLVPYAEPAVVRNLYEDESIKTHDDAMRCITHNIESNMNKDERNVIVCHGYVTYHSQDVENKGGLETLDSERPLSIGGSDLIDARIFNSFNYVALGHLHGPQKVGSDRIRYSGSLLKYSVDEYRQSKSIPIINMDKDGKVDVSLNKIKPLRDIRKIHGPIAELMNRDNHKGENLDDYVFAEITDEGEVFDGISKIRAVFPNVMGLKRDIKNDTESEGNSAAKGNFKEKSVKELFSEFYLAMTDKEMDEKRESVIDSVLKDVLKEEI from the coding sequence ATGAAGATTATTCATACAGGAGATTGGCACATAGGAAAAATTGTTAATGAGTATTCAATGATTGAAGATCAGAGATTTTATTTAAATAAAATGATTGAATTATTAAAAAATGAAAAACCAGACGTTTTACTTATTGCAGGGGACATATACGATAGGTCTGTTCCATCATCTGAAGCCGTTGAACTTTTAGATGATGTATTAAGCAGTATTATTCTTGATCTTAAAATACCTATTCTTGCTATAGCAGGAAATCATGATAGTCCAGAAAGAGTTTCTTTTGGAAGTAAGATGCTTAAAAATAAAGGCTTATATATAGAAGGAATGCCTAAAAAAGAAGTATGCAAAGTAACACTTGCTGATGAATATGGGAATGTGAATTTTTATCTTGTTCCTTATGCTGAACCTGCCGTAGTACGAAATTTATACGAAGATGAAAGCATAAAAACTCATGATGATGCTATGAGATGTATTACACATAACATAGAAAGCAATATGAATAAAGATGAGAGAAACGTTATTGTATGTCATGGATATGTTACATATCATTCTCAAGATGTAGAAAATAAAGGAGGACTTGAAACTCTTGATAGTGAAAGACCTCTTTCAATAGGAGGAAGTGACCTTATAGATGCAAGAATATTTAATTCATTTAATTATGTTGCTCTTGGACATCTTCATGGTCCTCAAAAAGTTGGAAGTGACAGGATACGATACAGCGGTTCACTTTTAAAATATTCTGTAGATGAATATAGACAAAGTAAGAGTATTCCTATAATAAATATGGATAAAGACGGAAAGGTAGATGTTTCTCTTAATAAGATAAAGCCTTTAAGAGACATAAGAAAGATACATGGGCCTATTGCAGAACTTATGAATAGAGATAATCATAAGGGAGAGAATTTAGACGATTATGTATTTGCAGAGATAACAGATGAAGGAGAGGTCTTTGATGGAATATCAAAAATAAGGGCAGTTTTTCCAAATGTTATGGGGCTTAAAAGAGACATAAAAAATGATACAGAGTCTGAAGGAAATAGTGCAGCTAAAGGAAATTTTAAAGAAAAATCTGTTAAAGAACTTTTTTCAGAGTTTTATTTAGCAATGACAGATAAAGAAATGGATGAGAAGAGAGAAAGCGTAATTGATTCTGTTTTAAAAGATGTATTAAAGGAGGAAATCTAA
- a CDS encoding Lrp/AsnC family transcriptional regulator, whose protein sequence is MKIDTTDIKILKELQLNSRLSIRELSKRVNLSPPSVAERIRKFEDSGIIENYTIKINEAALNFSIQCMIQIDIKNNKFKQFKEFVYNHPRVVFCYRIAGHSCVIVKLSVKSISEIEKFVDSISSLDCTNSTHIIFSEIPVNNSIEKFFSDY, encoded by the coding sequence ATGAAAATTGATACTACAGATATTAAAATTTTAAAAGAACTTCAATTAAATAGTCGTTTATCTATTAGAGAATTATCAAAAAGAGTAAACTTATCCCCTCCATCCGTTGCAGAAAGAATAAGAAAATTTGAAGATAGTGGTATAATTGAAAACTACACTATAAAAATAAATGAAGCTGCTTTAAATTTTTCTATACAATGTATGATTCAAATTGATATTAAAAATAATAAGTTTAAGCAATTTAAAGAATTTGTATATAACCACCCTCGTGTAGTTTTCTGTTATAGAATTGCAGGTCATTCTTGCGTAATCGTAAAATTAAGTGTTAAATCTATATCTGAGATTGAAAAATTTGTTGACTCTATTTCATCTCTAGATTGCACAAATTCTACTCATATTATATTTTCAGAAATTCCTGTAAATAATAGTATAGAAAAGTTTTTTTCAGATTATTAA
- a CDS encoding DUF5662 family protein, with protein MNLIGHFKTITNHKLLVMKYCFKAGLYKQGLLHDLSKYTYTEFSAGVKFYAGGVYSPNNKQKQIEGCSSAWLHHKGRNKHHFEYWIDYSTNIKDGLVGCEMPIKYTIEMFIDRMCASKNYLKDKYTDQSPLQYYEERKNYYLIHPKTRKLLEFLLNKLSNEGEQSVFKYIKTILHSK; from the coding sequence ATGAATTTAATAGGACATTTTAAAACAATAACAAATCATAAATTACTAGTAATGAAGTACTGCTTTAAGGCTGGGTTATATAAACAGGGACTTTTACACGATTTATCAAAATACACATATACTGAATTTTCTGCAGGAGTAAAGTTTTATGCAGGAGGAGTATATAGCCCTAACAACAAACAGAAACAAATTGAAGGCTGTTCTAGTGCATGGCTTCATCATAAAGGAAGAAATAAACATCACTTTGAATATTGGATAGATTATAGTACAAACATTAAAGATGGACTTGTTGGCTGTGAAATGCCGATAAAATATACTATAGAAATGTTTATTGACAGAATGTGTGCAAGTAAAAATTATTTAAAAGACAAGTACACCGATCAAAGTCCACTTCAATATTATGAAGAAAGAAAAAATTATTACTTAATTCATCCAAAGACAAGAAAATTATTAGAATTTCTATTAAACAAATTATCAAATGAGGGTGAACAATCCGTATTTAAATATATAAAAACCATCTTACATAGCAAATAA
- a CDS encoding C40 family peptidase, whose amino-acid sequence MDKKKIITFLVTVSIFCTGSKASVLAVPINENIEIESTSDTELQKIQDIILKIQECDNNIETKTNKLNELKCELDEKEKQIEENQKKIESLEQEADEKDKQLGERLKCLSEDGGLQNRIYAYVDALTSSKNILEVVQNVGMVSKICENDAKLINDAKESKEDISDIQKKTENEKKELEDDKNYVDKELSDLENEKQNLLDYIEENSSLLNETDGIIKPITLSADISGSAKNVIIEAQKYLGVPYVWGGTTPDGFDCSGLMQYVFNAEGISIPRTSQMQQQACTKIDISEIKPGDLVFNKASDATHVGLYIGNDMYLQAPHTGDVVKISKLSMSNMKYSGRVIE is encoded by the coding sequence GTGGATAAAAAGAAGATAATAACATTTTTAGTTACAGTGTCTATTTTTTGTACAGGAAGCAAAGCCTCTGTTTTGGCAGTACCAATTAATGAAAATATAGAAATCGAAAGTACATCAGATACTGAACTTCAAAAAATTCAGGACATAATATTAAAGATTCAAGAATGTGATAATAATATTGAAACTAAAACAAATAAATTAAATGAATTAAAATGTGAACTTGATGAAAAAGAAAAACAGATAGAAGAAAATCAGAAAAAGATTGAAAGTCTTGAACAAGAAGCTGATGAAAAAGACAAGCAGCTTGGAGAAAGACTAAAATGCTTAAGTGAAGATGGAGGGCTTCAAAATAGAATTTATGCTTATGTTGATGCATTAACAAGTTCTAAAAATATATTAGAAGTTGTTCAGAATGTAGGAATGGTTTCTAAAATATGCGAAAACGATGCTAAACTTATAAATGATGCAAAAGAATCAAAAGAAGATATAAGTGATATTCAGAAAAAGACTGAAAATGAGAAAAAAGAGCTTGAAGATGATAAGAATTATGTGGATAAAGAGCTGAGTGATTTAGAAAATGAGAAGCAGAATCTTTTAGATTACATAGAAGAAAATAGCAGTCTTTTAAATGAAACAGACGGTATAATAAAGCCTATTACATTATCTGCTGATATTTCAGGATCAGCAAAGAATGTAATAATTGAAGCACAAAAGTATCTTGGAGTACCTTATGTATGGGGAGGAACTACTCCTGATGGATTTGATTGCTCTGGCCTTATGCAGTATGTGTTTAATGCAGAAGGAATAAGTATTCCAAGAACGTCACAAATGCAACAGCAAGCATGCACTAAGATAGATATTTCAGAGATTAAACCTGGAGATCTTGTTTTTAATAAAGCAAGTGATGCAACGCATGTAGGTCTTTATATAGGAAATGATATGTATCTTCAAGCACCACATACAGGAGATGTTGTAAAGATAAGCAAGCTTAGTATGTCTAATATGAAATATTCAGGAAGAGTAATAGAATAG
- a CDS encoding MATE family efflux transporter, which yields MKKKYESLIEGSISKSLILFAVPIMVTNLFQQFYNSVDTAVIGSFAGNNSLAAVGSSATLMNLLVGFFLGIATGTGILIANYYGAGNYKKLKKVAQTAILLSFCAGIVIMILGIIFVYKILVFMNCPYEVILLAASYLKIILIGVPANLVYNVGAGIVRACGDSKRPLYYLFLSGMLNAVLDFLFVAYFKMDVEGAALATTIAQYFSAVLIIINIRNSAMPYKIKLKNMSLSKEEAIDITKISVPCGLQTAMFNISNILVQISINGFGAIVMAGYAAYERIDLFLYVPMQAFSLAISTFVGQNIGAGKQSRIKKGIRIALIITLFVTILLSLIVIYFRNSLLGLFTSSSEIKEAGIKCMFILAPFTWTLLFSEILAGAIRGTGKTVQTMIITACSVCVFRIIWLSILNPMFNDVRIVYLCYPVSWTLASICITIYYLIIKDKNVQTKKLKKGKLKVSI from the coding sequence ATGAAAAAGAAATACGAAAGTTTAATAGAGGGTTCAATCTCTAAAAGTCTTATATTATTTGCAGTTCCTATAATGGTTACAAATCTATTTCAGCAGTTTTATAACTCTGTAGATACAGCTGTTATAGGTTCTTTTGCAGGAAACAATTCTTTAGCAGCTGTTGGCTCATCAGCAACTCTTATGAATTTACTCGTAGGTTTTTTCCTAGGAATTGCAACAGGAACTGGTATACTTATTGCAAATTATTATGGAGCAGGAAATTATAAAAAACTTAAAAAAGTTGCTCAAACGGCAATATTACTATCATTTTGTGCAGGAATAGTTATAATGATTCTTGGAATTATATTTGTGTATAAAATACTTGTTTTTATGAACTGCCCATATGAGGTGATTTTACTTGCCGCTTCATACCTTAAGATTATTCTTATAGGAGTTCCAGCTAATCTTGTATATAATGTTGGAGCTGGAATAGTAAGAGCATGTGGTGATTCTAAAAGGCCGCTTTATTATCTTTTTTTAAGTGGGATGTTAAATGCTGTCCTTGATTTTTTATTTGTAGCATATTTTAAAATGGATGTAGAGGGAGCTGCACTTGCAACAACAATAGCACAGTATTTTTCAGCAGTTCTTATAATTATAAATATTAGAAATTCAGCCATGCCATATAAGATAAAATTAAAAAATATGAGTTTATCGAAAGAGGAAGCAATTGATATTACAAAAATAAGCGTTCCGTGTGGACTTCAGACAGCAATGTTTAATATATCAAATATCCTTGTGCAGATTTCTATAAATGGCTTTGGTGCTATAGTAATGGCAGGATATGCTGCATATGAGAGAATAGATTTGTTCTTATATGTACCCATGCAGGCGTTTTCACTTGCAATTTCAACATTTGTAGGACAAAATATTGGAGCAGGAAAACAAAGTAGAATAAAAAAAGGAATAAGAATTGCGCTTATAATAACATTATTTGTAACAATACTTCTTTCGCTTATTGTAATATATTTTAGAAATTCGTTATTAGGATTATTTACATCAAGTAGTGAGATAAAAGAAGCAGGAATTAAATGTATGTTTATATTAGCACCTTTTACATGGACACTATTATTTTCAGAAATTTTAGCAGGAGCTATAAGAGGAACTGGAAAGACTGTTCAGACAATGATTATTACTGCATGCTCAGTGTGTGTATTTAGAATAATATGGCTATCTATTTTAAATCCTATGTTTAATGATGTAAGAATTGTATACTTATGTTATCCTGTTTCATGGACACTTGCATCGATATGTATTACTATTTATTATTTGATTATAAAGGATAAAAATGTTCAAACAAAGAAATTAAAAAAAGGAAAATTAAAAGTAAGTATTTAA